A region of Candidatus Saganbacteria bacterium DNA encodes the following proteins:
- a CDS encoding RNA methyltransferase yields the protein ANLSSTINDLKEQGLWIVGIDHNGSNKLSEIDYALPLAIVIGGENKGIAPLVKTRCDFMVRIPMRGQISSLNASVAAAIIMYEAYRKRKPQKF from the coding sequence GCAAATCTTTCTTCGACAATAAACGACCTGAAAGAGCAGGGGCTCTGGATAGTCGGGATCGATCACAACGGCAGTAACAAGTTAAGCGAAATTGATTATGCGCTGCCCTTGGCGATAGTGATCGGCGGCGAGAACAAAGGGATAGCTCCTCTGGTAAAGACAAGATGTGATTTTATGGTAAGAATACCGATGAGGGGACAGATATCCTCGCTTAACGCTTCAGTTGCTGCTGCTATTATTATGTACGAGGCTTACCGCAAGAGAAAACCGCAGAAGTTCTAG
- a CDS encoding SemiSWEET family transporter, translating to MIFKFIALLAAFLTSTGFVPQIIKGLKTGHLKDVSLVTLSFSSIGTFFWAIYGIYLGDWIIIVANFFTCATVVILMIMKYWYRQA from the coding sequence ATGATTTTTAAATTCATAGCTTTACTTGCGGCATTTCTAACTTCTACCGGATTTGTCCCGCAAATAATCAAAGGTCTGAAGACCGGGCATTTAAAAGATGTTTCCCTGGTCACACTGTCTTTTTCCTCGATAGGCACGTTCTTTTGGGCAATATACGGGATCTATCTTGGTGATTGGATTATCATTGTAGCCAACTTCTTCACCTGCGCGACAGTAGTTATCTTGATGATAATGAAATACTGGTACAGGCAGGCCTAG
- the typA gene encoding translational GTPase TypA, whose translation MTKIINIAIIAHVDHGKTTLTDHLLRQGGAFSERDEVPELVMDSNDLEKERGITIFSKNCSIHYKDNKINIVDTPGHADFGSEVERVLKMVDSVLLLVDAKEGPMPQTKFVLSKSLKLGLKPIVVINKIDKKGSRPDKVIDMIFDLFVKLEATDEQLDFPVVYSISREGMAKYNLEDEGKDLSPLFETILKHVKPYPDKSSEALQMQVTNLKYDDYVGRIAIGRVSSGKLEKNEQVVVCKRDGSIVPGKITKLSIFEGLKQLEIESAQCGDIVAVAGMPDITIGETICTADNPKPMPLLQIDEPTLTMEFLVNDSPFAGKEGKYVTNRHLKERIDRELQTNVGLRIESIGGADGYRISGRGELHLSILLENMRREGYEIAVSQPEVIIKIVHGEKMEPIEQASISVPEEFAGAVIEKLGKRKGEMQDMNVKNGTTFLNYLVPTRGLLGFRAEFIMDTKGEGILHHAFFRYERYKGDISKRQNGVLISGENGRSVAYALNNLQERGSLFIGPGVSVYTGMIIGENARREDVTANPCKEKKLTNMRASGSDDLVKLTPPIKLSLEQALEFINNDELVEITPQNIRLRKKYLTENERKRQK comes from the coding sequence ATGACCAAAATAATCAACATCGCGATAATCGCCCATGTGGACCACGGCAAAACAACTTTGACAGACCACCTGCTGCGGCAGGGGGGAGCTTTTTCTGAAAGGGATGAAGTGCCGGAGCTTGTCATGGACTCCAATGATCTTGAAAAAGAACGGGGTATAACCATATTCTCAAAAAACTGTTCGATACATTATAAGGACAATAAAATCAATATTGTCGATACTCCGGGACATGCCGACTTCGGTTCGGAGGTCGAACGCGTGTTAAAGATGGTGGACAGCGTTCTTTTGCTTGTTGACGCAAAAGAAGGCCCAATGCCCCAGACAAAATTTGTGCTTTCAAAATCCCTCAAACTGGGCTTAAAGCCGATAGTCGTCATAAATAAGATAGATAAAAAAGGCTCCCGTCCTGATAAAGTGATCGACATGATATTCGATCTGTTCGTTAAGCTGGAAGCCACGGACGAACAGCTTGATTTTCCTGTTGTTTATTCTATATCAAGGGAGGGCATGGCAAAATACAACCTTGAAGATGAAGGCAAAGATCTTTCCCCTCTCTTTGAAACGATCCTGAAACATGTAAAGCCTTATCCTGATAAAAGTTCCGAAGCCCTTCAAATGCAGGTGACAAACCTTAAATATGATGATTATGTCGGACGTATAGCTATAGGCCGTGTCAGCAGCGGAAAACTTGAAAAAAACGAGCAGGTTGTTGTCTGTAAAAGGGACGGTTCGATCGTCCCGGGCAAGATCACCAAGCTCTCGATATTCGAAGGATTAAAGCAGCTCGAGATAGAATCAGCGCAGTGCGGCGATATAGTCGCGGTAGCCGGTATGCCCGACATAACCATAGGGGAGACGATATGCACTGCCGATAATCCGAAGCCGATGCCGCTGCTGCAGATCGATGAGCCGACACTTACCATGGAATTTCTCGTGAACGATTCTCCGTTTGCGGGAAAAGAAGGCAAATATGTGACCAACCGGCATCTGAAAGAGCGCATTGACAGGGAGCTCCAGACAAATGTAGGTTTAAGAATAGAATCCATCGGAGGCGCCGACGGATACCGCATTTCAGGCAGAGGAGAGCTCCATCTGTCCATACTTCTTGAGAACATGAGGCGCGAAGGATATGAGATCGCCGTATCGCAGCCGGAAGTTATTATAAAAATAGTTCACGGGGAAAAGATGGAGCCTATAGAGCAGGCTTCGATATCGGTCCCGGAAGAGTTTGCCGGAGCTGTGATAGAAAAGCTGGGCAAAAGAAAAGGCGAGATGCAGGACATGAACGTAAAGAACGGCACGACTTTTCTTAATTATCTTGTGCCGACCAGGGGCCTGCTGGGGTTCCGGGCAGAGTTTATCATGGACACAAAAGGGGAGGGCATACTTCATCATGCTTTCTTCCGGTATGAGAGATATAAAGGGGACATCTCAAAACGGCAGAACGGAGTGCTCATATCGGGGGAGAACGGAAGAAGCGTTGCCTATGCGTTGAATAATCTGCAGGAGAGGGGCAGTCTTTTTATAGGCCCGGGAGTTTCTGTCTATACAGGAATGATAATAGGGGAGAACGCGAGAAGAGAGGATGTCACGGCAAACCCTTGCAAAGAGAAAAAGCTTACAAATATGAGAGCCTCCGGTTCTGATGACCTCGTAAAGCTGACGCCGCCGATAAAGTTATCGCTTGAGCAGGCGCTTGAGTTCATCAACAATGACGAGCTTGTGGAGATAACGCCTCAGAATATCAGGTTAAGGAAGAAATACCTGACGGAGAACGAGCGAAAAAGACAAAAGTAA